The DNA window TGAAGCTGTCTTCCCTGTCCCAAGACTCTGTGGATATGAAAGgcctcctgctcctgccccttCTGCTGCTGGGGACAGTTTCGGCTCTTCATCTGGGTaagtccttccctccctttctcatcCATCTTTCTCgtttctctcctttccccctgCGAGTTCTTTTGCTCTTGGGGCCAGGGCCACAGCCTCCCCTCTTCAGGGGACCCAGCCCGTCTCTAGTGAGATTTCTCCTGGACCCAGAAGTGTGACCTGAGCTTTCCTTCGGGGCTCCTTTGCGAGGAGAAATGCCCATGTGTGAAGAGGAAGGACTTCCCACAGGcgcttcctgcccctccccaccccaacaccacacacacacactcaggtgGTGTCAGGCAGCATCAGCTTCGCACGCATGCAGTTGTCCGTGTACTGCAAGAGTTCTGGTGTCACCCAAGCCCAGGGCGATTCCTCCAGGCTTGGTTCTAGATGGCATTCTAGGAAGGCTGAGTGGGGCCACTGGAGCTGTCCGTGGTCCTGGAAGAAGGGGGACCCGGGCCTGAGGGCAGCTTACCTCTTCTTCCCAGAGAATGATGCTCCCTATCAGGGCAGAGGAGAGACACAAGCAGACCTGAGGCAGGATCTGGAAGGCTCAGGAGACCAGGAGCGAGAGCTGGCCCTGAATGATGAAGTGCCTGAGTcagagggagaggccagggctcCCAGCTCTCAAGATGCCTTTGTGGATGAGGAGGCCATGGAGTCAGACCAAGCTGCCCTAGATGAGAATGTGGAGTGTCCCAGGGAAGAGGACAGAGTTCTAATGCAGGCCAGTACTGGGGTTCATTCCCCCTTCTACGTGATGGTGTGGACCCCAAGGACATTTAACGAAGCTCAGGTAAGTGGCAT is part of the Sus scrofa isolate TJ Tabasco breed Duroc chromosome 2, Sscrofa11.1, whole genome shotgun sequence genome and encodes:
- the LOC110259262 gene encoding proteoglycan 3-like; the protein is MKGLLLLPLLLLGTVSALHLENDAPYQGRGETQADLRQDLEGSGDQERELALNDEVPESEGEARAPSSQDAFVDEEAMESDQAALDENVECPREEDRVLMQASTGVHSPFYVMVWTPRTFNEAQKICGRCYPGNLISIHSYRTNRFFQRWTSRHNQRLLWIGGYITYWHGYRRFWWTDGSRWNFQYWARGHPRNGSGRCVSFSSRGGHWHGTSCAWRLPFICSI